TAAGTTAATAAGTTGTTAAAACCTACATATAGGCTATTTTGTTTAAGTTTAGATACAAAAGCATAAATTTTTTATAAATTTATTATAATACACAAAATAAAAAATTTTAAAGGAATCTAATGAAAATCGTTTTAGCAACAGGAAATAAAGGAAAATTAAAAGAGTTTGAAACACTACTTCCTAATCATGAAATTGTAGCTTTCAAAGATTTATTAGGTGATGTTGAAGTAGTAGAAGATAAAGATTCTTTTAAAGGTAATGCAATAAAAAAAGCTAAAGAGATATATGATTTATTGAAAGATGAAAATGCTATTGTAATATCAGATGATAGTGGAATAACAGTTCCAGCAATAAATAATGAACCTGGTATTTACTCAGCTAGATATTCAGGAGAAAATGCAACTGATGAAAAGAATAATGAAAAACTAATCTCAAAATTAAATGAAAAATCTTTAGAAGAAACACCAGCTTATTATACAGCTTGTATAGCAATTGTATATAAAGGTGAAGTTTATACAGTTCATGGTTGGATGCATGGAAAAGTACTAAACAAAACTTTAGGTGAGGGTGGTTTTGGGTATGACCCAATGTTTGTTCCAAATGGTTATGATAAAACTTTAGGTGAGTTACCTTATGAAGTTAAAAAAGCATTTTCACATAGAACAAAAGCTTTAAATCTTGCACTAAAAGTTTTAGACGTTATTTTATAAGGGTTCTTTGAACTCTTATATCATAATCTTTTGCTTTGACACTCATAAAAATTTTTGTACTTTTTTCATCTTTTTTTACTTTTGCAATAATATCAAATCTATTACTATCAATTTTTATTTCATCACTATTTTTTAGATTTTTAAGTGAGTTTATATACTCTTGTAAAAAGTCAAGATGGTTATTTGCTTGTATATATAAATATTGGTTTATTGTATTTTGATTGTTTATTGCTCTTGATTGAAAAATATTTATTGAAACAAGAGATAAAATAGTAACTATAAGTATTGTAAAAAGTAAACTAAATGCTTTTTTCATCTTTTTATTACCCAGTTTATATCAAAACTATTTTTATATTTGAAACTAATATTTGTAAAGTTTGAGTTCTTTGAGATTTTATAATCTTTTACTCCATCTAAAAACAAATCTTCATCAATTAAAAGTTGATTGTTTTTATATTTTAGTCTATCTAAATAATCTTTGTTTTTTTGAAGAATGATTTTTGAACTTAGTAAATCAAGCTTATAAATTGCAAATGTTTCATCATTTTTTGAAATAGAATAGATATCTTTTATAGAAATAAAACTATTGATAATTATGATTGAGCTTACTACTATTACAATAAGTAGTTCAAAAGTTATAAATGATTTTTTATTTGTAAAGTTCATATTTATATAAATTTACTCCATTTTTATCATAATATATTTTTTTTACACTTACTTTTGTTTTTATTGAGTTTTTTGTTATTGTGATATTTTGATTTTTTGTATTGAAGTTTGAATAATCTTTTTTTGTAAAACTATTTTCTAATGAATTTAGTAGAACAAATGTACTGTTTAGATTATTGTGAAAACTAAGAGAGTAAATCAAAGTTATCACAATAGCTAAAATAGTTAGACTAATAATAGTCTCAAATATAGTAAAAGCTTTTTTATTTGCTACCAAGTTCTTCTGCTTTTTCATAAGCTGCTTGAATTGCTTTTATCATACTATTTCTTACATTTCCTTCTTCAAGTGCTCCAACACCAGCAGCTGTTGTTCCACCAGGACTCATTACTGAATCTTTTAAAATTGCTGGATGTGTTTTTGCTAATAGTGCTGATGTTCCTGTAAAAAGTCCATGAACTAACTGTGTTGAAATATGTCTTTCAAGTCCTGCTTTTACTGCACCATCTGCAATTGCTTCAGCAATAAGTGCTAAATAAGCTGGTCCACTTCCAGCAATAGCAGTTGCGATATCTAGTTGTTTTTCTGTATTAACCCAAACAGTTTTTCCAATAGCATTAAATATCTCTAAAGCACTCATTTTTGCTTCATTGTCTCCTGTTATTGTTGTCATAGACATAGATACAGAAGCTGCTACATTTGGCATAGTTCTAATATAATATTTTGCCGAAATTTGTTTTTTTAGCGATTCAAGTTTTGTTCCTGCTAAGATTGAATATAGTGTATTTGCTTTACCTGTAAGTCTTACAGCTACACTTTGTAAAGCATAAGGTTTTACACAAAAGATAATATTTTTGTCTGTTATATCTTCTTGGTCATCAATTATTTTGATTGAAATTTCTGGAATTTTTTCTTGAACTTGTCTTAATTTATTTATATCTCTTCCAATCATTTCAACTTCATAATTATTAACTAAACCCTTTGCTAAAGATTGAGCCATGATACCATTACCTATTAAAGTTAATTTCATTAGATACCCTTTTTTTAATTTTCAATAGTATATCAAATAAAAATTTTTATTTCATATAAGCAATGATTAGATAAAATACTATTTTTATGAAAAAGGATACTAAACATGATTAGAAACTTAAACTTCAAAAATCTGTTGATGGTTTGTTCAGCAGGCTTGATTTTAGCTTCTTGCTCTTCAAAGAGTAATCAAATAGAAGAGTATGACAGACCAGCACTTTATTGGTATAATAAAATGACTAAGCAGATTGCAGATTTTGATTTGGAAGCAGCAGATGATACTTTTACATCTTTAGAGAGTGAACATAGAAACTCTCCTTTGTTACCAACATCATTAATTATCTTGGCAAATGCACATATGGATGAAGAAGAGTACGCATTAGCTAACTTTTACTTAGATGAATACATAAAAAAATATACATTAAGTAAAGAGATTGATTATGTAAGATATTTAAAAATAAAAGCAAATTTCAAAGGTTTTTCTTATCAATTAAGAGATCAACAATTAATTGATGATACAATAAAAGAAATTCAAGTTTTTAAACAAAGCTATCCTAGCTCAAAATATATGCCTTTAGTTGATACAATGGACTCAAGATTGCATATGGCAAAAGCAAACTTAAATTTAAATATTGCAGATTTATATAAAAGAATTGATAAGCCAAAAGCTGCAAAAATATATTCGCAAAAAGCAGATGACGCTTGGAGTAATACAGATGATATAGCTGAGGTAGAAGTACCTTTTTATAGATCTGTTTTTGAATAATAACTAAATAACTAAAAAAAAGGGAGGAGCAATTTTTAATGGAATTAGAAAACTATGATTCATTTCCTCAAGAATTACCATTAATTGTAGAAGAAGATATATTTTTATACCCTTTTATGATTGCACCATTATTTCTTGATGATAAAGAAAATATTGATGCGGTAGAAGATGCAATAAATAATAATAAATTAGTAATTGTAACAGTAAGCAAACAAGGTTTTGAAAAAACAAGAAAAGAGAATAGTTTTTATGATGTGGGAGTTATTGGTAACATCATGAGAAAAGTATCTTTACCTGATGGAAAAACTAAGGTTCTTTTCCAAGGTTTAGCAAAAGGTAAGATAACTAAGTTTGATGAAGAAAATAGCTCTTTTGCTACTGTTGATTTACTTGAACCAAAAGAGTATTCAAAAGAGTCTATTGATTCTATTATTGAAGTTTTAAGAGAACAAGTAAAAAAATTATCAAGAGTAAACTCTAAGTTCCCTGTTGATTTAATAAAAACAATAGAAGAAAATGACGATGCAGTAAGAATTGCAGATTTAATCTCTTCTGTTTTAAAAATTAAAAAAGAGGATGCTTATAAGTTATTTTCTGAAGTTGATGTAGAAAAAAGACTTTTAGCAATTATTGAAACTATCAAAAAAGAGATAG
The window above is part of the Arcobacter sp. CECT 8986 genome. Proteins encoded here:
- the rdgB gene encoding RdgB/HAM1 family non-canonical purine NTP pyrophosphatase, which produces MKIVLATGNKGKLKEFETLLPNHEIVAFKDLLGDVEVVEDKDSFKGNAIKKAKEIYDLLKDENAIVISDDSGITVPAINNEPGIYSARYSGENATDEKNNEKLISKLNEKSLEETPAYYTACIAIVYKGEVYTVHGWMHGKVLNKTLGEGGFGYDPMFVPNGYDKTLGELPYEVKKAFSHRTKALNLALKVLDVIL
- a CDS encoding prepilin-type N-terminal cleavage/methylation domain-containing protein, with the protein product MKKQKNLVANKKAFTIFETIISLTILAIVITLIYSLSFHNNLNSTFVLLNSLENSFTKKDYSNFNTKNQNITITKNSIKTKVSVKKIYYDKNGVNLYKYELYK
- a CDS encoding pyrroline-5-carboxylate reductase, whose amino-acid sequence is MKLTLIGNGIMAQSLAKGLVNNYEVEMIGRDINKLRQVQEKIPEISIKIIDDQEDITDKNIIFCVKPYALQSVAVRLTGKANTLYSILAGTKLESLKKQISAKYYIRTMPNVAASVSMSMTTITGDNEAKMSALEIFNAIGKTVWVNTEKQLDIATAIAGSGPAYLALIAEAIADGAVKAGLERHISTQLVHGLFTGTSALLAKTHPAILKDSVMSPGGTTAAGVGALEEGNVRNSMIKAIQAAYEKAEELGSK
- a CDS encoding outer membrane protein assembly factor BamD, yielding MIRNLNFKNLLMVCSAGLILASCSSKSNQIEEYDRPALYWYNKMTKQIADFDLEAADDTFTSLESEHRNSPLLPTSLIILANAHMDEEEYALANFYLDEYIKKYTLSKEIDYVRYLKIKANFKGFSYQLRDQQLIDDTIKEIQVFKQSYPSSKYMPLVDTMDSRLHMAKANLNLNIADLYKRIDKPKAAKIYSQKADDAWSNTDDIAEVEVPFYRSVFE